In Lactuca sativa cultivar Salinas chromosome 5, Lsat_Salinas_v11, whole genome shotgun sequence, the DNA window ttatgggttattgcttgggaattccgttggtcatcgttgtgagggttgatagtggaggtgcggcactgggttgaatgacgggtagtatctgcagttgtggagtggataattgaaagatcggattcttttgagcggattgatcagggaggagatgtgttttgctgagggttgcttacgtttgtgggaagcagtcagtgggtaaatgttctctttgtgcaggattgttctgagaggtcgttaacgacgatcggtggcagttagtcagtgctttagtgggggagaattagaaaattctccgggagatcgataagtatgtgagggtgcttggctgccgggattcagcaatgtttgtcagcgcaaagtataggctgacgagagcgagtgttggatatgcagggcgagatacagacctagggcattgattgtggaggcctgagaggaggtcgggatcgagcttgagtaagtaaacggaagtttgcgatcagagtattggtacgtttggggtacgtgatggttgtactgcatcaatcccacgggattatgttgtgcatgtttctagagctggaaccggaaggttcccagagttagaacctgagggttcgcagagttgggtgtacggacccacagagatatagcctcgagtggctagcatgtgttatgagagtcggtccagtcatactggagactctgttggtattgctggattagtttgagatttgcggatcacgtatgttgcagtgtgattgcattggaaggtctggccctgggttgttgatcttgtttagcggaggcagtgatttcgaTGAGtgaagagagtgcatgggattgagagtccctgcaatgagaaccagagtatgtgaatagtagttacgcaaaaagggtggtgtcgcttggggcgagcaccgtggaactggttggagtggcattatgttcaagagagttccgtggaaaaggaaaagaggagggtatgtaactccgaagggggtgcaagttcgcgaaagtgaaagctgcagagcagagttatggttagaatatttcgagtatggttttgagcatcgtgttcgcggcagtggaataggaacccatccggttgggatgtctgttgaggctcagaagggatgcatggagagagaaaattttaaattttcagtgtgaatctgatcagagtgtagggtggatgtagtggttcatcttgggagatgttcgaggatatcatcagtgtatcgggtcttccaacctacgagtgttggggctagttcagcatgcgTATATGAcggcaagaggagaatttgtgagagttactctgggaatgagaatggatctctcagttggtctgggatggacaaagtgggctttggatcggggatccggtggttcagggcttcctaaccctTATTGTTCGAGTGAGtgttggggtttaagagcagagttgcatcttgggtggttctcggttacagagagagatggacagtacagagtttgggcttcagtcgacagagcagactcagcaggttacggagagttagtgatcgtttagagttaacaggaaagttatgcaggcagacgccgtacgagtatgtgattcaggtcagcgacttcgtatttctgacgggtgcttcgatttaggaagaagggtaaatggggggccccggtatgttgggtcttttcgtgaaggtgcgaaggtaagaagggtggcctatcgtttggagctgtcaacggaattgggacggatccatgacactggtaggtgtcgcagttgaagaggtgtatagcggatgagtcagcagaggttctactagagaacgattaggtggatgtgagcctgtgttacgtcgagaggccagtggccgtcggagatcggaagatcaagattctgaggaacaaggagatacctctagtaTTGATTCAGTGGCAACCTCGGAAGAGATCgaaagtgtctagggaagccgaaacgtgtgatgcgggagtagcatccagaattattttcagagcgagacttcgagggcgaagtcaaattctagtgggggagaattgtaacagcccaaaatctcaagtattgttaaattgcattttagggtgttttaaaggagggactcggcgagttggagccagactcgccgagtagggtcgcagatttgatcgtgggttcgcgactggactcgacgagtccaggtatggactcggcgagtcgacgctgttcagcagaaaccctagccgtttcgattctggatcgtatataatgtctttagggccgtcatgtctcgtcttttggccgattgaagataacctaaacggctgtgggcatctggagcaagggtgaaggctagtggaagcttaaagaggttgttaggcaaggGGAGgctaggtggtgatcaaaggaagagcatggggatcgagttctgaggtttggagacacagagagggtgttattcaggtaatatttcgaattatcctctgctatgttgatgtgttatggaattagggtttatgaaacccatttggtgatttgttgGATTAttgtgttgttatacaaaagtttataccctagtaataggatgattagaggtccagaagtcccattggtgtgtttttcgggaataaACGTATCTCAgaaagcagttggatcgactgcatggcgtggactcgccgagtcggatgatcagactcggcgagtagcttgaagattcactaggactcgccgagttgttcttcagactcggcgagtagcttgaagacttacaggaactcgtcgagtcgttcttcagactcggcgagtggtgtcgggatgcctatactcgtcgagttaccctttgtactcgacgagtccggtcaaaattgaccgttgacctgtatatatcttagaggggtcagttgtattgtttgataagatcattaactagggctgtggtattatagggaacctgcgggctAGCGGATTGtgcgcgagtagctcgaagaggttatagcctgcgtactacgaggtgagtcttctcactatacctcacccggaagggtttgattgtgtgaccggaaggtcaagtatgttatgtgttatgtctatatgctatgaatggaaagttagctgctacgtgtgatatacatgcttatatatgggccggaaggcaaggtattatgtgacagaaaggtcaggtatgttgtgtgttatgtttatatgctatgaatgggaaGTTaactgctacgtgtgatatacatgcttatatatgggccggaaggcaaggtattatgtgacagaaaggtcaggtatgatatgtgatatatgtgctttatgtgttagagtatttgtattatgtgttatatatgtgtacgggccggaaggcgattatcttgtggaccgaaaggtccgggccggaaggcaatgttatgtggatcgaaagatccgggccggaaggcgatattatgtggatcgaaagatccgggccggaaggcgatattatgtggatcgaaagatccgggccggaaggcaatgttatgtggaccgaacggtccgggccggatggcgtatgtgcgtaaggtatattggggaactcactaagtttcgtgcttacgttgtttatgttacgttgtttcaggttcttacagtaacgcgggatggcaacggttcgattgtacacaccgaagaaagagttgagttttggaggatcctggtcttcttttataatgaaaaagaaactacgttttgtattttgaatgtgaataagattttaaacaagtgtttttaatattaaagtgattaattaaatgaaaattttatttttggaaatctgggtgttacagatTTCACCTATAAAAAACATTGATCATTATGAAAACTAATGCACCAATtaaagtttttttaatttttttttgatattgaTGAAAAATTTGATGTTACTTGAAGATCGCCAAGATACAGAAATTTTGATACTTTAAGACCTGCTAGAAAAGCAATATTCATGTCCTCCAACTGATAAGAAATGAGAATTTGTTTTCCTTATAATCGAGAATGACCAAACCCAGATGGTTCATAAAAAAAGAGTAAAAGCTTGATTTTTCATACCTGATGGATATGATGGTGGAGACGTGAAGTTATAAAGTTCGATGAAATTTCAAATGGCTTAAAGTCTCGTCATAATGGTTTACTGTTCGACTCACCCTCAGTTTTCGGTTCGTCTTTCCCCTTCCCTCTCAATTTCTGGTAACAATTTGTCTTTCCTTTTCCCTCTCGTTGATGGCAAGGCCAGtctgaaaaatgaaatatttttaaaggcctaggacgaacAATAAAAAAGAGCTtttatctttattataattttgtatttttaaataaaaatatataatgaaaaaaaattgggCCCTATGCAGCTGCCCACTTTGGCCCCCCATGGCTGATGGGGGTGGGCATCGAAGAGGGCGATGGGGAATTTTTTGGGAAGCAGTCCAAAGATTAAAGGTATATGAAAGCTCTAGAAGGCAGTGGAAATAGTCGGTGATTGGATGATAGGGGCGGCGAGGGACGAAACAACAATTGACAAAAATTTGGTGGCACAATTTGAAAACATGCAAAATATACTGTTGTTAAAGTCCATaagatttaatatatattttatatacctAGTTAATACATTATTATATACATGAATATCGTCATAAGCTTAAAATATCTGgcgttttaatataaatatagttttatataccTAGTTAATACATTATTATAGACATAAATATCATAAGCTTAAAATATCTGGCGTTGCAAATGTTTTGAAAGATGCTGTCGATGGTCTTATGAAACAAAGACCTATTTGTCAAAAGCCCAAAGCGACTTGATGACTTTGATGTTGATAAGTTGATTATGTCTTGAACCTTGACGCGTTGTTAATTTGCTTTCATTTGAAGATGGGCCATGAATCGTAATTTTTATGGCTAAATTGGAAGCCCATTTTAAGCCATTTTGCTGTGATCAGCTGTAAAAGCCCACCAAATGATCATCATACAGATTACAGATTTACAGAGCAAGAAACAAGCAATTCTACGAAAATGGCGATGGAAGCATACGCCTCGAAATACCCAGACAAAATCCATACGGACGTCCTCTCTGACGCTAGACAAGCTTGCTACAAGGTAACTATCCGTCACACAACATGTGATTGCGTTTTAATATCTGAAAATTTTCCCTAATTACTAGGCTCGCGATGCATTCTACGCATGCCTAGAGAAAGAATCGAACAAGAAACCCACAGAAATCGCCTCCGTAGGTCTCCTCTATCCTGTTGAATGCAAGAAAACTAGACAAGATTATGACAACGTCTGTCGTCGCACCTGGGTAATTCAATCAAAAAAACCCCCTTTTAACAATATCTGCGTTTTTCATTATGCAATCAAACAGCTTAATTTGATCAGGAAAGTTAGATAGAAGTCATGATCTATGTTTTTGATGATTTTGTATTGTAGGTGAAGCATTTTGATAGGCAGTATTGTGCTAAGAAGAGGGTTCAAAGGCTTTTGGATGATAATGAATCAAGGAGAGGTCCGATTTCACTTCCACAGACTTCTACCTTCAAATCACCTAATTGACAGTATGCTTCTTCACTTTAATTTCTTGTAATCTTAGATATACTTTGGTTGAATTTGGTTTCTGATTGTGATGAATTATCAATTATGATACTGGATTTGCATTTGTATAGTGATCAAATAACTACGCGTGATAGTTTGCTTAGATTCGTTTCAAAGGATCATATGAATAGGATTTTTCCTGCTCTTTTTCATTTGAAGTGAAAGTGATTGCAATTTCCCTAAAATTTCTTACAATTTTGGGACTAGTTTGATAGTCTGAAAAAAAGAAAATGATCGCTTTACCCTTCTTTATAGAAATGATGGTGAATGTTTATTGGAGATCTGTTATGAATCACatatcatttttataaataaatatattacttttaacAAATAATAATCGAATTTATAAGATATAAGTTATTAAGTCAAAATTAAGTGTTTAACATATTAAGCTCGTTAAGTCAAAAGGAAACAACTCCTTAATCGCTTAAGTTTTTATGAGTGCTTTCTTTTTGCTTAAGTTATTATGAGTGCTTAACAGAGAAATTATATGGAACCATTTATCAGAATCTGATTTGGGATTCAAATATGGAGCTAATTATTGGATTGGAACCTTATTTACATGAAAACAAAGCATGGTTATTTTTGACATTTAGGAAGATTTACATATCTTATGTTTTCGACTTGAATTTTCACAAATTGGATAGGCTTTCTTTTGTATAATGTGCAACAAAATTCACAATACATAATAAGAATCTAGCAATAACCATAGATGTAAACAAATTATCCAACTacatgtttaatttttttgttttgtgaacATTGTTGTTATATGTGCCTAAATATTGATCCTAATATTACTTGGAAGATAAATCACTTGTCGAGGTACCAAATTTGATATCAAGGACCTTGAATTAATATAAGTTTAGAGTTTTCACCAGAAGTTTACATTTACTTTTGGGGCATTATTACTAAATAAATAGTAATTAAGCTTTGCTAATAAAATCATTCGATTGTTTAAAATAGTCGATATAATTTAACGACAATCATTAAACTTAGTTATTTTTTATGCAGCAAAAAAACTTGGTTATTTAATGATATTGTCTTTGTAATGTTTCAACACTTCATAACATTAGAACAAAATTGAAACTCGGTTACTTTAATGAAATTATTTCACTAAAACATGTCACATCATATCTCCTCGTCCCGGCTACATAAATAAAGATTTATaacaatagaaaaaaaaacacaataatgAAGCGAAAGTTAAACTTGGTTGTTAgacattttgtaaaaaaaaaattgaggtACTTTGTTGAAATTTATAAATTTTGGTTACTATTTACTCATATTATCTCTTTAATTTTTACCAATGTTCTAAATAAAGTTAGGCGTAATTTGACGACAATCTTAAGTCTCAAGTTTTTACGAGTCTTGACGAGTCACGTCATTTGTAAGGCTTGAATTAAGGCGgcgattttttatataattaataattttatacatattttctattattattcattttcatatatatatatatatatatatatatatatatatatatatatatatatatatatatatatatatatatatatatatatatattaaatgcaaCATTTTGCTAAAGTGTAGTGTCAAGTATAAGCCTAGTTCGACACATGTCGAACTTTTTATATTCTTGCTTTTTACtaattgacaaaattgcaaagtCGGTTATTATGGTTGGCCAAAAACTATCATTTTGGTCCAAAAACTACCGGtctaaaatgaattttttattgTGGTTTTGGTTCCTGACGGATTTGAAATGAGTTGAACGAATTAATTTGTCCTTatcattttctttttctatttcttttatatttcaatgattaaaaaacaaaaagaatcAACCCTACTCCACGCTCC includes these proteins:
- the LOC111886620 gene encoding uncharacterized protein LOC111886620, whose amino-acid sequence is MAMEAYASKYPDKIHTDVLSDARQACYKARDAFYACLEKESNKKPTEIASVGLLYPVECKKTRQDYDNVCRRTWVKHFDRQYCAKKRVQRLLDDNESRRGPISLPQTSTFKSPN